Below is a window of Vallicoccus soli DNA.
GGGCCACGACGCTCTCGACCTGCTCCGGCGGGGCCCGCTCGAGCAGGGTGTCGTAGACGACGATCCGCTTCGTGGCGCCGAAGCCCGACACGTAGGCGTTGAGCGTGGAGGTGCGCCGGGACGCGTCGGCGACGAGCACGTCCGCCACCGGGACCCCGTCGCGCTCGGCCAGCGCGAGCAGGTCCGAGCGCAGCCGCCCCTCCGGCAGGGGGGTGAAGCGGTTGTAGAGCGGCTCGACGACCAGCGGGTACGCGAACGACACCGCCACGACGAGCGCCGCCCCCGCACCCGCCGCCGGCGCCCACCATCGCCGCGGCCAGCGCCGGGCCATCGCCTGCAGCGCGCCGAGCGCGAGCAGCAGCAGGACCAGGTCGAGGGCGAGCCCCCGCCCGACGTCGAGCAGCCAGCCCGGCCAGTCGCGGGTCGAGAGCCCGGCGCGCATCGCCACCTGCTCGGCCCGCGCGTCGAACGGCAGGGACGCGAGCCGGGTCACGACGACCACGCCCGCACCGCCCGCGAGCAGCCGCGCGCGGCGGCCCCCGCCGAGCGGGCGCGCCGCGGCCGCGACGAGCCGCCCGCCGAGCGGCGTCAGGCCCAGCACGAGCGCGGTGAGCAGCCCGGCGCCCAGCGAGAGCCAGGAGGGCGGGCGCACCGCGCCCCGGTACGCGTCCGCGCGCGCCACCTCGGCCGCGGTGAAGTCGCCGTCCGGCCCCACGGGGGCCCGCCCGCCGGGGACGTCGACGCCGAGGGGGTCCCACGGGGTGGTGACCGCGACGACGACGGCCACCGCCGCGCCGAGCACGAGCAGGGCGGCCAGCGCGGAGCGCCGGCCCGTCGGGTCCGGCCTCACCGCGCCCCCGCGGCCGCGCGCAGGCCCGCCGCCCACTGGGCCTCGAAGGCCCCCGGCGTGGTCGACAGCACGTCGGCGAACGCGCGCTCCAGCCCGTCGCGCTGCACGGCGGCGTACAGCGCCGCCAGGGCGCCCCGCCCCTGCACCGCGACGATCCGGCGGCACGCCGACCAGGCGGCCTCGTACGGCAGCCCGGCCCCCGTGGCGAAGTCCGCGGCGGTGGGCAGGCCCGCCGGGCCGCGCCCGGCGCGGACCAGGGCCAGCAGCGGCGCCGCGACGACCCGCGGCGGCACGCCCTCGGCGCTGTACGCGACCTCGTCGGCGAAGCCCTCGGACAGCCAGGCCGGCACCTCGCGGCCCCCGGCGGCGCGGGTCGCCACGTGCACCGTCTCGTGGGTGAGGACGACCCGCCGGGCCTGCGCGCCCAGACCGAGGTACGTCCCCGGGACGAGCACCACCCGGTCGCCGGCCGTGGGCGCGCCGTGCTCCCCCGGCAGGCCCGTCGTGACCGCGGCGAGCCGGGCCACCTGCGCCGCGTCGCGGGCCAGCAGGCGCCCGGCCTCCGCGGCGTCGGCCGGCACGACGACCACGACCCGCCCCGGCCACGGCGAGGACCAGCGCGCGGAGGCGCCGGCGACCGCCCGCTCGGCCTCGGCCACGAGCCGGGCCAGGGCGGCCTCGCCGCCGGGCAGCGGCGCCCGGGCGACCACCAGCGAGCGGGGGCCCTCGCGCACCTGCACCGGGCCGAGGTCCCACACGTCGGGCACGCCCGGGGTCGCGGCAGCCGCCCGCACGAGCGCCCGGCCCCCCGGCGCCGCGACGACCACGAGGCGCTGCTCGCGCACCACCGCGCGCGTGTCGAACCCCTCGAGCCGGTACGTCAGCCGGACCGGCACCGTCCGCTCCCCGCGCCGGGCGTCGGCCGTGCCGCGCCCGGCGAGGGCGTAGTCCCACGCGGCGAGCGGCAGCGGCGCGAGCCGCGCGAAGAGGTCGGCCTGCGCGGTGACCTGCTCCGCGTCGGCCCCGTCGACGGTGCCCATCCAGGCCGCCGCGTCGCCGTCGAGGACCGCCCGGGACCGCGCGGCGAGCAGGTCGCGCACCGCGGCGTCGCCCGGCAGGGCCGCGCTGGGGCCGCCGCGTCCGGGGCGCGCCCCGGGGACCGCGCCGCCTGGGCCGCCGAGGCCGCCGGGGCCGCCGGAGCCGCCGGGGCCGCCGGACGGGTCGGCGCCGCCGGGTGCGCTGCCCGGTGCCGTGCGCGCCGCGGGGCCGGGGCCGGTGGTGGGGCCGGGGCCGGTGGTGGAGCCGGGGCCGGTGGTGGAGCCGGGGCCGGTCGCGGGGGGACGGGCGGGGACCGTCGCCGTGGGCGCGCCCTGGGGGGCCCGCGCCGCGTCCTGCCCGGAGCGCCCGCGCACGTCGAGCACCGCCAGCCCGCCGAGCAGCACAAGACCGGCCGCCGCCGTGGCCGCGACCAGGCGCCGGCGCGCCCGCGCCCCCTGCTCGCTCCGCCGGCCCACCCCGCGATCGTAGGCGGCGCGGTGGCGCCCGGCCGGGCCGCGCGGGAGGCGCGGGGGGCGCGGAGGGCCGCAGCAGCGCGCCCCGGCGTCCGGGCGGGACGTCGGGGCGCGCTGGTGGTGCGGGTGCCGGCGGGGGCCGTGCCTCAGGGGCGGGTGGCCCCCACGTACGGCATCGAGTCCAGCGGGGCGGTGCCGACGCCGGAGCGCGGGTTCGCCGCGTGCACGATCATGCCGTCGCCGATGTACATGCCGACGTGGCTGATCGGGCTGTAGTAGTAGACGAGGTCGCCGGGCTGCAGGTCCGACTTGGACACCTTGGTGCCCGCGGCGTACTGCGCGCTCGAGGAGCGGGGCAGGTCGACGCCGGCCGCGGCCCACGCGTAGCCGGTGAGGCCCGAGCAGTCGAACGAGCTCGGGCCGGTGGCGCCGTAGACGTAGCTGTCGCCCACCTGGGCCAGCGCGGTCTCGACCGCCACCGCGGCGGCGCCCGAGGCGGACGAGGAGCCGGAGGACGGCGCGTCCTGCTGCGAGCCCGACGACGCCGGCGCGGCGCCCTCGTCCGGGGAGTCCGAGGAGTCCGAGGCGTCCGAGGCGTCGGCGGGGACGGCGCGCAGCTCGTCGCGGGCGGCCCGGGCCGCCTCGGCGGCGCGGGCCGCGGCGCGGGCCTCCGCGCGGGCGATGCGCCGGCGCTCCTCCTCCTGCAGGGTGGCCAGCAGCGCCTGCGCGCGCTCGGCGCGGTCCTGCACCGAGCGCTGGTCGGCCACGCGCCGGCTCTCGATCTCGGCGAGCCGGCGGACCTCGGCGGCCACGGCGGCGCGGCGCTCGTCGACGGCGGCCTGCGCGGTCGCGACCTGCTCCACGACCTCGCTCTGCCGCTCGGCGATGCGCCCTGCCGACGCGGCGCGGTCGAGGAACTGCCCCGCGTCCTCGGCGAAGAGGACGTGCAGCACCGGCGAGACGCCGCCGGCCCGGTAGTTCGCCGCGGCCAGCTCGCCGGCCGCGGTGCGGGCCCGGGCGAGGCGCGCCTCGGTGCGGGCCACCTGGGCCCGGACCACCGCGAGGCGGGCCTGCGCCGCGTCGGCGGCGTCCGCGGCGGCGTTGACCCGCTCGGCCGCGACCTCCGCCTCGCGCTCCAGGGCGTCGACCTGCCGCTGCACCTGCGCCAGCGTGGGCCGGGGGTCCGCCTGGGCGGTCCCGGGGACGAGCACGGCGCCGCTGAGCGCGGCGCTGCACAGGGCCACCAGAGCGGTGGCAGGGCGGAGCTGACGGCGTAGCGCCACGGGGGCGGGACTCCTCTTCCCTCGACCGCCTACCGGGTGAGCTGACGGGCTCGGGCGAAGGGAGCGCCCTACGCGTGCACCGGCGCCCCGCGAGGGGTGCCGCCCGCACGTCGATTCGCCCCGGGACGAGTGGGTCCCCGGCTCCGCGCCGCGCGGCTGCGCGCGGCGCTGGACTCGACGGGACCACCCGTGGCCGCTGCTGTCAGCGACGCCGGACCGGGTGGTCGGCGAGAACGTTAACCACGCGTGGACGGGCGACCAAGCCGCTCACACCCCGATCGCGTCAAGACTCGCCCTGCAAGGTGATGCGCAGGTCAAGGAGGTGACCGTCGGTGCAGGTCAGGCGCACGGGGAGCACGGGGAAGCCGTGAGGGATCCCACACGGGCCGCGGCGGCCGGCCGGGCGCCCGCCACGCCCGTCACCCGCCACGCCCGTCACCCGCCACGCCCCGTCACCCGGCCGCCGCCTCGGGCGGGCGGTGCCCGCGCGGCGGGTCGACGCCCACGACGAGCCGCAGGGGCGGGACGAGCCCGGAGCCGGCGAGCACGTCGAGCGCGCCCCGCTGCTCCTCGTCGAGCTCGCCCGGCTCGCCGAGCAGGACCGTCACGACGCAGTCGCCGCACGCCACGTCGCGCACCTCGCAGGTGCCGCAGTCGATGAACACAGCGCCCCTCCTCCGCAGTCCTCGGGCCCGCCCGGTCGTCCGGGCTGACGGGCGGGGACGCTAGGGACGGCCTCCGACAGCTTCGTCCCGCCCGCTCCCCCGCCGCGGGGGCCCCGCCGTGCGGGCGCAGGGCTCAGCCGCGCCCGAGCAGGCGCAGCAGGGCGGCCGACGCGACCGGGCGCGCGCCCCGGGCCCGGACCCCGTCGGCCACCTCGCGGTCGCTGGAGACGACGACCACCGGGCGGCCCTGCGGCTCCGCCGCGACGAGGCGGCGCACGAGCTCGTCCGCGGTCCGCCCCGGCCGGCTGAAGAGCACCCGCACGCCGCGCTCGCGCACCGCCGGGGCCCGCTCGACGTCGGCGCCGTCGAAGACGACCGTGACCTCGGCGCCGTGCCGCGCGGCGAGCGCGGCCGCCCCGCGCACCAGCCGCTCGCGCTGGTCCTGCAGGGGCAGCCCGCCGTACCCGAGCTTGGTGACGTTGTAGCCGTCGACGAGCAGG
It encodes the following:
- a CDS encoding M48 family metalloprotease, which encodes MRPDPTGRRSALAALLVLGAAVAVVVAVTTPWDPLGVDVPGGRAPVGPDGDFTAAEVARADAYRGAVRPPSWLSLGAGLLTALVLGLTPLGGRLVAAAARPLGGGRRARLLAGGAGVVVVTRLASLPFDARAEQVAMRAGLSTRDWPGWLLDVGRGLALDLVLLLLALGALQAMARRWPRRWWAPAAGAGAALVVAVSFAYPLVVEPLYNRFTPLPEGRLRSDLLALAERDGVPVADVLVADASRRTSTLNAYVSGFGATKRIVVYDTLLERAPPEQVESVVAHELGHAEEQDVLHGTLVGALGVAAGVCALALALGSPRLLRRAGASGAGDPRSTALALAVVAVLTTAAGPVQLLVSRQVEERADLHALELTRDPLSLAELQRRLALTSRSDLTPHPLVEALFASHPSAPERIARARDWARATTLPGRGPAVPPPGPLAPGG
- a CDS encoding C40 family peptidase, translating into MALRRQLRPATALVALCSAALSGAVLVPGTAQADPRPTLAQVQRQVDALEREAEVAAERVNAAADAADAAQARLAVVRAQVARTEARLARARTAAGELAAANYRAGGVSPVLHVLFAEDAGQFLDRAASAGRIAERQSEVVEQVATAQAAVDERRAAVAAEVRRLAEIESRRVADQRSVQDRAERAQALLATLQEEERRRIARAEARAAARAAEAARAARDELRAVPADASDASDSSDSPDEGAAPASSGSQQDAPSSGSSSASGAAAVAVETALAQVGDSYVYGATGPSSFDCSGLTGYAWAAAGVDLPRSSSAQYAAGTKVSKSDLQPGDLVYYYSPISHVGMYIGDGMIVHAANPRSGVGTAPLDSMPYVGATRP